Within the Amaranthus tricolor cultivar Red isolate AtriRed21 chromosome 15, ASM2621246v1, whole genome shotgun sequence genome, the region TTCATCACCGGCTCCTCAAATCATCATGACAAGTATAATTCTTGGTTCAAGTGTCGACGGTTGAGTTTTTAATAAAGAACAATAAAATACTTTAAAACCATTCAAACCGATTACCTACGCAGCGGAAATTATGAATAACACTAAGGAGGACACGAGACCTCATGCCAAAAACATATGTACCCAAAGTTTTCAAACGACATAGAAACTACAAAATCAAAAGACGCTTGCATAACACGAGTTATGTTTCGCACTCTACACTCCCCCAAAGCAATGCAAAAAATGCTCCAAATACCTGGTACGCCagtctatgatcctcctactGCTCAACatcagaccaaaggccaatgtatCATAGTAGAACAATCCTAAAAAGTCATagaacaatcaaacataaacacaaacacgtacatgtCAGTCGTCTTCATCATcaatcatacccagtgtatccttCCTATAGAAAAACCATGAGCAaggtttggggagggaagggcgacggcaactcatacccagaaaggagagcgcggccaaagatTCCCTCAACTCGAGGGAAAACAAGAAAAGTTCCTACAAAGAAAAGAGCTGGGTGAAGTTGAAGCCACCTCTGCAAGCCTACAtctgtataataataataataataataataataataataataataataataataataataataataataataataataataataataataataataacaataacaataataataataataataataataataataataattattattattattattattattattattattattattattattattattattattattattattattattattatcaatcatCTTTCCTTCAACAGAAAGCCAAACTCTCCTGGCTCGAGTGTAGGGAAGATAACACAAAATTCTTCTATAGAAGTATCAATCATCGGAGAACCCATAACAAGATCAACATGATCCAAATTCACGGGCAGAAAATTGGTGATCACGATGGCATCTCACAAGCCTTCTATGATTACTATACGGACTTAATGGGCACAAACCTGATGCATAGACAACGGCTGAACCTGCAAACCATCCAAAGTGGCCCTACCCTCGATACAGATTTCTGGTCCCTCCTTGACCTAAACTTCTCCCCGGTTGAAATAAAAGAGGCTATTTGGAGCATTGATGACAACAAGGCCCCTAGTTTGGATGGTTTCAATAGTAAATTCTATAAAGTCGTCTGGCCTATTGTGAGCCAAGACGTGATTAACGCTATCCAAGGGTTCTTCGCCACTAGGAAACTTTTGAAGAGCTGGAACAACATTGCTATAACCCTCATCCCCAACGTGCCTTGTCCCACAAAGCCAGGTGACTACAGACCCATCTCGTGTTATCATACTCTTTACAAATGCATTTCCAAGCTCATCTGTTCTAGACTCAAGCGAGTTCTATGTAAGATTATCAAGCACACACAAGGTGCCTTTGTGGTAGGAAGGCTAATTAGCCATAACATCCTCCTATGCCAAGACATTGTAAAGCACTACTCGAGGAAAGGTTGTTACTCTAGTTGTCTCATCAAGGTTGAACTTAGAAAGACGTATGACACTATGGACTGGTCCTTCCTGCATGATATGTTGATCGCTCTTAATTTTACCCTACATTTCATTAGCATAATCATGGTTTGCATCAACGCCTCTCACTATTCAACCATGTTGAATGGCTCTCCCTCCAAAACAATCAAACCTAAAAGAGGGCTGCGACAAGGTGACCCAATGTCCCCCCTCCTCTTCGTGATTGGTATGGAGTACCTTTCCCGAATACTCATAAGGACTAGTTCCCACGGGGCCTTCAAATTTCACCCTAGATGCCGGAAATTGAGCCTCAATCACCTATCATTTGCTGATGATTTCATGTTGTTCTGCAAAGGGGACCTCAAATCGATTCAACTACTCTGTCAAGGTCTCAAGTCCTTCGCTGCCTCTTTAGGTCTATGTGCTTACTTGGACAAATCCGCTATATACCAAGCTGGCATTTTAGAAGCCCTAAAAATGAAGATTTCACAGGAGGTTCACCTTCCCCTTGGCTCACTCCCTTTTCGATATCTGGCTTTTCCCCTCACATCCAGAAGGATAGCGGCTGCGGACTGTGATGTCCTGGTTGATAAGATAACCTTTAGAATTCGGTCCTAGTATTCAAAAAACCTATCTTATGCAGCTCGTGTCCAAATTGTCACATCGATCCTTATGAGTATCAGCTCGTACTGGTGTATGCTCTTCATCCTGCCTAAGAAAGTAATCAAGAAAGTAAAACTCATCTATCACTCCTACCTATGGCATGCCTTGGAAAATCATCCGTCCCTAGGCAATATAGGCTAGAAGCATATATGCCGCCCTAAGAAAGAAGGAGACTTGGTGTGAGAAATCTAGAAACCTGGAATCTAGTGGCAGTGGGGAAATTAGCCTGGCATATCTACCACATGTCTGAATCACTTTTAGTTCACTGGGTTCATGgagtatgataataataataataataataataataataataataataataataataataataataataataataataataataataataataataataataataaaggatattatcaatggtacccctgtactagcaaaatatcaatggtaccccagttaatttcaatggtacccccccAAGTATATgttaattacaaccgtgacactattaatgatttttccgttaaatgtccgttaaattGAGGTTTTAACCTAACGaaggttagtttcttcttcttcccttttccctttcctcttcttgctcttcttccatggctACTTCATCTCAAGTCCGACAGTGATCAACCCGAATATGCATAAAAGAGGAATTAGGAGGCTCCACCTTATCAAAAGGACCAGAAGTTCCAGAGTTTGAGAATTGATAGGCACCAAACCTTGACGATGGAACAAACCCTTGAGATGTCGAAACAGTTGAACTCATTGACTTAGCAGATACAATTATCAGCCAGTAGAAGCAACAAAATCAAATCTTAAGAGCTGAGTTAAAAATCTATAAGCTAAAGCTTAACAATAGTTGAATCAACTTTATGAAATCAAAGCCAATCCTAAATTCAATTCCAACTCTATGTTCCCTGGCCTACTAAATCAAGAacattaaattttcttatttcttcCTTATGTTATAAGATGCTCTTTAAAAACCAATCACAAATTGATAGTCATCACTCATAATTCTATACCAaaccaaaattaacaaattttacgATGTCAACTAATTACCATCAATCCCaaagtaaaataattattaaaaaggtAAAGATTAGATAGGTTTGATTGCAGATAAAATTAATTCCGCTGCATCAATGTTTAATCCCCAGAAGTAATCAAACCATAAGAATGAATCGACGATAAAAATTGTTGAAGTCGAATTGATTTTCAAAAAGGGTTTATTCTTTTTCAGCAATGAACAATATGATGTGATGTGATAATGAAAACTCAGACGAACCTTAAAATGAAGAGGAGAAAATATGAAAAGATCAACCCAAAttagaaaaaatcaaaaatttttgaAGGATTTGAAGAATATCTATTTATTAAGATCAAGATTTGGTTCATGTCTCCTTAGTTGTTGCGATTGAGAGATTCAGAAGCGAAGGAAAAGAAAACTCACGCAAGAGAAGGAGGCTCTTTTGTTGATTGGAGAAGAAGGATCACAGAGAAAGaatgaagcagccatggaaggagagcaggaagaggaagaaaaagaaactaACCACGGTTaggttaaaatcaaaatttaacggacatttaatggaaaaatcattaatagtgtcacggttgtaattagcatttacttggggggtaccattgaaattaattggggtaccattgatattttgctatagtacaggagtaccattgataatatccctaataataataataataataataataataataataataataataataataataataataatattgttcaATCTCAGACGCTTATTGCTCCCTCTTGGAAGTGGGTTGATAATTCGTCTCATTGGCATAAGGTTAGAATTATGGTGGGTTGGGATGAGTCTAGGTTTTTTCTGACTGTTGTGTGTGATCTTAGACAGTTTATTCATTGTATAGTGAAGGTGCTTGATAGTGGGAAGACCTGTTGGATTACCTTTGTTTATGGGTTGAACATCATTCCTAACAGGTGGCCTTTATGGCAGGAGTTAATGCAGTTAGGGGGTAATTTTAAGGGTCCTTGGCTTATTATGAAGGATTTTAATGCTGTGTATGATGCTTCTCATTGGGGACATGGTAGGTAAGTCTCTAATTATGAAATGAAGGATTTTGTGGATTAAACTTCTACTACTGTTTGGCTTCATCCTAATTTTGTTGGCCATTAGTTTTCATGGAATAACAAAGGTGTGGATTCTGATGGGAGAGCTTCTAGGATTGATCATTGTTTCATTAATGAGGATTGAATTAATCAGGATTTCAGTGCTTCTGTGCAATATTTAAATCCTCATATTTTTTATCATTGTCCTTTATTGGTGTCTTTTGAGCAGATGTCTGGTGCAGGTGGTAGGCCTTTTAGGTACTTCAAATATTTGTCTGATCATCCTCATTTCTTATCTTTGATTCAGCAAGCTTGGAGTTCTAAATGTGAAGGCTATGGGCTTGAGGGGGTTTGGCATAAACTGAAGGCTGTGAAGAGGAATTTGAAGTCTCTTCATCTGGTTCATTTTCAGAAAGTTCAGAAGAAGATCAATTATTGGAGGTTTGAGTTGGATCAAGTTCAGTTTGCTCCTCAGCATACTCCTTTCTCTATGGCTCTTCATAATCAGGAGATTCATGCTAGTGATATGTTGAGGAAGTGGCTTCATATTGAGGAAGGTGGCTTGAGCCAGAAGGCTCAGATTGCATGGCTTCATGAGGGGGACTCCAACACTCACttcttttatagtttttttaaagaaagatgcaagaaaaatagaattgaTGCGTTACTTGATGATTTTGGGGATTTAGTGAGTGATCCTAAAGCCATGAGGACATCATCTACTCTATAAAAACCTTTTAGGGAAGGCTACAGATTCTCTTAAGAGTATTGATCTCCAGGCTATGCGTACAGGCCCTCGGCTTACTATGTCTCAAGCCCAAGCTCTTATTAAATCCATTAGCAAGGCTGATATTGATGATGCTCCAGGGATATTGATGAGTCCAAGAGTCCTGGTCTTGATGGCTTTAGCTCACActtttttaaagtagtttgggATATTATAAAGAAGGATGTTTATATGGCTATTTTGTATTTCTTCAAGGATGGTGCCATGTATTCTCCTATAAACATTACTTCTATCACTCTTGTTCCGAAGATTTCTAATGCCTCAAAGCCAAAGGACTTTCGGCCAAACTCTTGTTGCTTTGTGCTTTACAAAATTATTTCTAAGATTCTTACGGCTAAACTCCAGAAAGTTGTTGCTCATCTTGTTGATCCTGCTCAGTTAGGCTTTATTCCCAGTAGGCAAATATGTGACAACATTTTTCTTGCTACTGATCTTATTCGAGGTTATAATTGGGCTAATGCTAGTCCTCGTTTTATGCTTAAAGTAGATATGGGGAAGGCGTATGATTCTGTTGAGTGGTCATTTCTTAAGTGTGTTATGCAGGAGATGAGTTTTCCTTCTTAGTTTATCAATTGGGTGATGAATTGTGTTCTGCTGTTTTGAATTCTATTTTGATCAAAGGATTTCCTAGTATTCCTTTCTGAGCTCAAAAAGGGCTTCGCCGAAGGGACCCCATGtctccttttcttttttctctctctatGGAGTATTTCAGTAGATGTTTGAAGAGGAAGAAAGGCGATATTATTAAGTTCCATCCTAAGTGTAAGTGCTCAGAGGTCATGGAACTTTTATTTGCTGATGatcttcttgtttttcttaaaGCTGATCTTCCTTCTATGCATGCGTTGAATCTTGTTGTGGATGATTTGTCTATGGTTTCTGATCTTTCTATTAATAAAGGCAAGAGTGCTCTCTATGTTGCTGGTGTAGATAACGCTGTGAGTTTTAGGCTTGTTCAAGCTAGTCAGATTCCTAAGGGTGTTCTTCCTTTTAGGTATCTTGGGGTCCCTTTATCTAGAAAGAGGCTTGGTATTCAGGATTGCTTAGTGTTGGTGGAGAAAATTACGAGTAGAATTAATCACTGGGCTACCAGGAATCTTTCTTTGGCCGGTAGAATTCATCTTGTGTGAAGTGTTATTCAGAGTATGCATTCCTATTGGGCTCAAATCTTTATCTTACCTACAAAAATTATCCAGATGGTTGAAGTTGT harbors:
- the LOC130801069 gene encoding uncharacterized protein LOC130801069 produces the protein MVGWDESRFFLTVVCDLRQFIHCIVKVLDSGKTCWITFVYGLNIIPNRWPLWQELMQLGGNFKGPWLIMKDFNAVYDASHWGHGSFHGITKVWILMGELLGLIIVSLMRIELIRISMSGAGGRPFRYFKYLSDHPHFLSLIQQAWSSKCEGYGLEGVWHKLKAVKRNLKSLHLVHFQKVQKKINYWRFELDQVQFAPQHTPFSMALHNQEIHASDMLRKWLHIEEGGLSQKAQIAWLHEGDSNTHFFYSFFKERCKKNRIDALLDDFGDLAMRTGPRLTMSQAQALIKSISKADIDDAPGILMSPRVLDGAMYSPINITSITLVPKISNASKPKDFRPNSCCFVLYKIISKILTAKLQKVVAHLVDPAQLGFIPSRQICDNIFLATDLIRGYNWANASPRFMLKVDMGKAYDSVEWSFLKCVMQEMSFPS